From the genome of Streptacidiphilus rugosus AM-16, one region includes:
- the prfA gene encoding peptide chain release factor 1 — MFEAVEELLNEHAMLEERLADPAVHADPAAARQLSKRYAELTPITAAYRAWRQAGEDIETARELADDDPDFYAEIKQLEAQREEYTERLRLLLVPRDPSDDKDVLLEVKAGEGGEESALFAGDLLRMYLRYAEKMGWKTEIIDANESDLGGYKDVQVSVKLRGSAPAEPGQGVWARLKYEGGVHRVQRVPATESQGRIHTSAAGVLVTPEAEEVEVEVNANDLRIDVYRSSGPGGQSVNTTDSAVRITHLPTGIVASCQNEKSQLQNKEQAMRILRSRLLAAAQEEADREASDARRSQVRSVDRSERIRTYNFPENRISDHRTGYKAYNLDQVLGGELDPVIQSAVDADAAARLAEAT; from the coding sequence ATGTTCGAGGCAGTCGAGGAGCTCCTCAACGAGCACGCGATGCTGGAGGAGCGCCTGGCCGATCCGGCCGTCCACGCCGACCCGGCGGCCGCACGCCAGCTCTCCAAGCGGTACGCCGAGCTGACCCCGATCACCGCCGCCTACCGCGCCTGGCGTCAGGCGGGCGAGGACATCGAGACCGCCCGCGAGCTCGCCGACGACGACCCGGACTTCTACGCCGAGATCAAGCAGCTCGAGGCCCAGCGCGAGGAGTACACCGAGCGCCTGCGGCTGCTGCTGGTCCCGCGTGACCCGAGCGACGACAAGGACGTGCTGCTGGAGGTCAAGGCGGGGGAGGGCGGCGAGGAGTCCGCGCTCTTCGCCGGCGACCTGCTGCGCATGTACCTGCGGTACGCGGAGAAGATGGGCTGGAAGACCGAGATCATCGACGCCAACGAGTCCGACCTCGGTGGCTACAAGGACGTCCAGGTCTCCGTGAAGCTCCGGGGCTCCGCCCCCGCCGAGCCCGGCCAGGGCGTCTGGGCGCGGCTGAAGTACGAGGGCGGCGTCCACCGCGTGCAGCGCGTGCCGGCCACCGAGTCGCAGGGCCGCATCCACACCTCCGCCGCGGGCGTGCTGGTCACCCCGGAGGCCGAGGAGGTCGAGGTCGAGGTCAACGCCAACGACCTGCGCATCGACGTCTACCGCTCGTCGGGCCCCGGCGGCCAGTCGGTCAACACCACCGACTCCGCGGTCCGGATCACCCACCTCCCGACCGGCATCGTCGCCTCCTGCCAGAACGAGAAGAGCCAGCTCCAGAACAAGGAGCAGGCCATGCGCATCCTCCGCTCCCGCCTGCTGGCGGCCGCGCAGGAGGAGGCCGACCGTGAGGCCAGCGACGCGCGCCGCAGCCAGGTCCGCTCGGTGGACCGCTCGGAGCGGATCCGCACCTACAACTTCCCGGAGAACCGCATCTCCGACCACCGCACCGGTTACAAGGCCTACAACCTGGACCAGGTGCTCGGCGGCGAGCTCGACCCGGTGATCCAGTCGGCGGTCGACGCGGACGCCGCGGCCAGGCTCGCCGAAGCCACCTGA
- a CDS encoding response regulator, with amino-acid sequence MSGESGRVLVVDDSAVIRQLIRVNLELEGFQVVTAADGAECLDVVHAVRPDVITLDVVMPRLDGLRTAARLRADPRTSHLRIAIVSACTQLDLERGESVGVDGYLAKPFEPMDLVALVRRLAEERRSEDHRREGHRTAERADAESAPAERAEHPDMGVAPAHAVGEGRHSVRSRRTL; translated from the coding sequence GTGTCAGGCGAGTCGGGGCGGGTGCTCGTTGTCGATGACAGCGCGGTGATCCGTCAGCTGATCAGGGTCAATCTGGAGCTCGAGGGCTTTCAGGTGGTGACCGCCGCGGACGGGGCCGAGTGTTTGGACGTGGTGCATGCGGTGCGGCCGGATGTGATCACGTTGGACGTGGTGATGCCCCGGCTGGACGGGCTGCGGACGGCGGCGCGGTTGAGGGCCGATCCGCGGACGAGCCATCTCCGGATAGCGATCGTCAGCGCCTGCACTCAGCTGGATCTTGAGCGCGGGGAGTCCGTCGGGGTGGACGGGTACCTCGCCAAGCCGTTCGAGCCGATGGATCTTGTCGCCCTGGTGCGGCGGCTCGCGGAGGAGCGCCGCAGTGAGGACCACCGCCGCGAGGGTCACCGTACGGCGGAGCGGGCGGACGCGGAGTCGGCGCCGGCCGAGCGCGCGGAGCATCCGGACATGGGCGTCGCCCCGGCGCACGCGGTCGGCGAAGGGCGGCACAGTGTTCGCTCTCGGCGAACGCTGTGA
- the thrB gene encoding homoserine kinase has protein sequence MAGPAFRAAAVRVRVPATSANLGAGFDSFGLALGLYDDLVVRVADAGLHVDIAGEGADTLARDERHLVVRAMRATFERLGGQPRGLEVVCANRIPHGRGLGSSSAAICAGIMAARAVTVGGTEQLDQAGALALASEIEGHPDNVAACLLGGFTIAWTDGLAGLDGESVAPGAGAHAVTLAPSADVVPVVFVPADPVLTEVARGLLPATVPHADAAANVGRAALLVEALTRRPELLLPATEDRLHQDYRTPAMPQSAALVGALRAEGVAAVISGAGPTVLALTDESTAEKVLGFAGEGWAAHRLALDTRGAVVLPLAQ, from the coding sequence ATGGCAGGTCCCGCCTTCCGCGCCGCCGCCGTACGGGTGCGGGTGCCCGCGACCAGTGCCAACCTCGGGGCCGGCTTCGACTCCTTCGGCCTCGCCCTCGGCCTCTACGACGACCTCGTCGTCCGCGTCGCCGACGCGGGCCTGCACGTGGACATCGCCGGAGAGGGCGCGGACACGCTCGCGCGCGACGAGCGGCATCTGGTCGTGCGCGCCATGCGGGCCACCTTCGAGCGGCTCGGCGGCCAGCCCCGCGGACTCGAGGTCGTCTGCGCCAACCGCATTCCGCACGGCCGCGGCCTCGGCTCCTCCTCCGCCGCCATCTGCGCCGGGATCATGGCCGCCCGCGCCGTGACCGTCGGCGGCACCGAGCAGCTCGACCAGGCCGGCGCCCTCGCGCTGGCGTCCGAGATCGAGGGCCACCCCGACAACGTCGCCGCCTGTCTGCTCGGCGGCTTCACCATCGCCTGGACCGACGGCCTGGCCGGACTGGACGGTGAGAGCGTCGCGCCCGGCGCCGGGGCCCACGCCGTCACCCTCGCGCCGAGCGCCGACGTCGTCCCCGTCGTCTTCGTCCCCGCGGACCCTGTGCTCACCGAGGTCGCCCGCGGCCTGCTGCCCGCGACCGTCCCGCACGCCGACGCCGCCGCGAACGTCGGCCGGGCCGCGCTGCTGGTGGAGGCGCTGACCAGGCGCCCCGAGCTGCTGCTGCCGGCGACCGAGGACCGGCTGCACCAGGACTACCGCACTCCGGCGATGCCGCAGAGCGCCGCGCTGGTCGGCGCGCTGCGCGCGGAGGGCGTCGCCGCCGTGATCTCCGGCGCCGGACCGACGGTGCTGGCCCTGACCGACGAGAGCACCGCGGAGAAGGTGCTCGGATTCGCCGGGGAGGGCTGGGCCGCGCACCGGCTGGCGCTGGACACCCGAGGAGCTGTGGTTCTGCCTCTGGCGCAGTAG
- the lysA gene encoding diaminopimelate decarboxylase, with product MSRSAHPAGPRHGDVLPEGHYAAPPADLNLLDPKVWSQTVTRDEATGAVTVAGLDVRELAQRFGTPAYILDEEDFRTRCRAWQQAFSHVDADVYYAGKAFISRAVVRWLHEEGLNVDVCSGGELTVALSAGMPPERIAFHGNNKTVAELEYAVKAGIGHVVVDSFEELVRLAWAADQQGVRQKILLRVTVGVEAHTHEFIATAHEDQKFGFSLTGGQAAEAVRRALTLDGVELVGIHSHIGSQIFDMAGFEVAARRVVGLLAEIKAEHGVELPEIDLGGGLGIAYTSDDDPREPQEIATALTGIVRRECAAEGLAVPRLSVEPGRAIVGPTAFTLYEVGTIKPLEGLRTYVSVDGGMSDNIRTALYDAEYSVALVSRTSDAEPMLSRVVGKHCESGDIVVRDAFLPEDLAPGDLLAVPATGAYCRSMASNYNHALKPPVVAVRDGQARVIMRRETEEDLLRLDVG from the coding sequence ATGAGCCGCTCCGCCCACCCCGCCGGGCCGCGCCACGGTGACGTGCTGCCCGAGGGGCACTACGCCGCCCCGCCCGCCGATCTCAACCTGCTCGACCCGAAGGTGTGGTCGCAGACCGTCACCCGCGACGAGGCGACCGGCGCGGTGACCGTCGCCGGGCTGGACGTCCGGGAGCTGGCGCAGCGGTTCGGCACCCCCGCGTACATCCTCGACGAGGAGGACTTCCGCACCCGCTGCCGCGCCTGGCAGCAGGCGTTCTCGCACGTCGACGCGGACGTCTACTACGCGGGCAAGGCCTTCATCTCGCGTGCGGTCGTCCGCTGGCTGCACGAGGAGGGCCTGAACGTCGACGTCTGCAGCGGCGGCGAGCTGACCGTCGCGCTCAGCGCGGGCATGCCGCCGGAGCGGATCGCGTTCCACGGCAACAACAAGACCGTCGCCGAGCTGGAGTACGCCGTCAAGGCCGGCATCGGGCACGTCGTGGTGGACTCCTTCGAGGAGCTCGTCAGGCTGGCCTGGGCCGCCGACCAGCAGGGCGTGCGGCAGAAGATCCTGCTCCGGGTCACCGTCGGCGTCGAGGCCCACACGCACGAGTTCATCGCCACCGCGCACGAGGACCAGAAGTTCGGCTTCTCGCTGACCGGCGGCCAGGCCGCCGAGGCGGTGCGCCGGGCGCTGACGCTCGACGGAGTGGAGCTGGTCGGCATCCACTCGCACATCGGTTCACAGATCTTCGACATGGCCGGCTTCGAGGTCGCCGCCCGCCGCGTCGTCGGGCTCCTCGCCGAGATCAAGGCCGAGCACGGGGTCGAACTGCCGGAGATCGACCTCGGCGGCGGCCTGGGCATCGCCTACACGAGCGACGACGACCCGCGTGAGCCGCAGGAGATCGCCACCGCGCTCACCGGGATCGTGCGGCGCGAGTGCGCGGCCGAGGGCCTGGCCGTTCCGCGTCTCTCGGTGGAGCCGGGCCGCGCGATCGTCGGCCCGACCGCGTTCACGCTCTACGAGGTCGGCACCATCAAGCCGCTCGAAGGCCTGCGCACCTACGTCAGCGTCGACGGCGGCATGTCGGACAACATCCGCACCGCGCTCTACGACGCCGAGTACAGCGTCGCGCTGGTCTCCCGGACCTCGGACGCCGAGCCGATGCTGAGCCGCGTCGTCGGCAAGCACTGCGAGTCCGGCGACATCGTCGTCCGCGACGCCTTCCTTCCCGAGGACCTCGCCCCGGGCGACCTGCTCGCCGTCCCTGCCACGGGCGCGTACTGCCGCTCGATGGCCAGCAACTACAACCATGCGCTCAAGCCCCCGGTCGTCGCGGTGCGCGACGGCCAGGCGCGCGTGATCATGCGCCGCGAGACGGAGGAGGACCTGCTGCGCCTGGACGTGGGCTGA
- the argS gene encoding arginine--tRNA ligase — MTPAELSQAVQDAVRAAVEAGELTVDIPETVNVERPKNRDHGDYAVNVALQLAKAAGKPPRQVAELVAARLRELPGIAKIDIAGPGFLNITLDTATQGELARTIVAEGAHYGHGDAFAGLKINLEFVSANPTGPIHIGGVRWAAVGDSLARILRACGADVTTEYYINDAGVQISKFGSSLLAAANGRPVPEDGYVGEYITDIAAEIVKQNPGILDLDDEAQLERFRTEGLRLMVAEIQRSMAEFGAHFDVWFSEKSLHDSGAVEKAVERLREQGHVFDKDGAVWLRTTDFGDDKDRVLIKADGDTTYFASDAAYYLNKRDRGNDVNVYMLGADHHGYVGRLKAIVACAGDDPTHNIEVLIGQFVKMLKDGEEVRMSKRAGNIITIDDVVDWVGVDAARYSLARVPTDSTLTLDIDVLTRQSRDNPVYYVQYAHARMASIARNAADLGIDKGTAEQFKPELLATEWENQLLGRLGEFPGELAEAGQFRAPHRVARYLEELAGDYHRFYDNCRILPRGDEEVTDLMRARLWLLEATRTVIANGLDLLGVSAPERM, encoded by the coding sequence GTGACACCCGCAGAGCTTTCCCAGGCAGTCCAGGACGCCGTTCGCGCCGCCGTCGAGGCGGGCGAGCTGACCGTCGACATCCCCGAGACGGTGAACGTCGAGCGTCCCAAGAACCGCGACCACGGCGACTACGCCGTCAACGTCGCGCTCCAGCTGGCCAAGGCCGCCGGCAAGCCGCCGCGACAGGTGGCCGAGCTGGTCGCCGCACGCCTGCGAGAGCTGCCCGGGATCGCGAAGATCGACATCGCCGGACCGGGCTTCCTGAACATCACCCTCGACACCGCGACGCAGGGCGAGCTCGCCCGGACCATCGTCGCCGAGGGCGCCCACTACGGGCACGGCGACGCCTTCGCCGGGTTGAAGATCAACCTGGAGTTCGTCTCCGCCAACCCGACCGGCCCGATCCACATCGGCGGCGTCCGCTGGGCCGCCGTCGGCGACTCGCTCGCCCGCATCCTGCGCGCCTGCGGGGCCGACGTCACCACCGAGTACTACATCAACGACGCCGGCGTGCAGATCTCCAAGTTCGGCAGCTCGCTCCTCGCCGCCGCCAACGGCCGCCCGGTGCCCGAGGACGGCTACGTCGGCGAGTACATCACCGACATCGCCGCCGAGATCGTCAAGCAGAACCCGGGCATCCTCGACCTCGACGACGAGGCGCAGCTGGAGCGGTTCCGCACCGAGGGCCTGCGCCTCATGGTCGCGGAGATCCAGCGCTCCATGGCCGAGTTCGGCGCGCACTTCGACGTCTGGTTCTCCGAGAAGTCGCTGCACGACTCCGGCGCCGTGGAGAAGGCCGTCGAGCGGCTGCGCGAGCAGGGCCACGTCTTCGACAAGGACGGCGCGGTCTGGCTGCGCACGACCGACTTCGGCGACGACAAGGACCGCGTCCTGATCAAGGCCGACGGCGACACCACCTACTTCGCCTCGGACGCCGCGTACTACCTGAACAAGCGCGACCGCGGCAACGACGTCAACGTCTACATGCTGGGCGCCGACCACCACGGCTACGTGGGCCGCCTCAAGGCGATCGTCGCCTGCGCCGGCGACGACCCGACGCACAACATCGAGGTGCTGATCGGGCAGTTCGTGAAGATGCTCAAGGACGGCGAAGAGGTTCGCATGTCCAAGCGCGCCGGCAACATCATCACGATCGACGACGTCGTCGACTGGGTCGGCGTCGACGCCGCCCGGTACTCTCTCGCCCGCGTCCCCACCGACTCGACGCTGACGCTGGACATCGACGTGCTCACCAGGCAGTCGAGGGACAACCCGGTCTACTACGTCCAGTACGCCCACGCCCGCATGGCCTCCATCGCCCGCAACGCGGCAGATCTGGGCATCGACAAGGGCACGGCGGAGCAGTTCAAACCCGAGCTCCTGGCCACCGAGTGGGAGAACCAGCTCCTGGGCCGTCTGGGTGAGTTCCCCGGCGAGCTGGCCGAGGCCGGCCAGTTCCGCGCGCCGCACCGGGTCGCCCGGTACCTGGAGGAGCTGGCCGGGGACTACCACCGCTTCTACGACAACTGCCGGATCCTGCCGCGCGGCGACGAAGAGGTCACCGACCTGATGCGGGCCAGGCTCTGGCTGCTCGAGGCCACCCGAACGGTCATCGCCAACGGGCTCGACCTGTTGGGTGTGTCCGCCCCCGAACGCATGTAG
- the rpmE gene encoding 50S ribosomal protein L31 produces the protein MKPEIHPTYVVTQVTCTCGNEFTTRSTEPSGVIRAEICSNCHPFYTGKQKLMDTGGRVARFEARFGKKHAAKVQ, from the coding sequence TTGAAGCCCGAGATCCACCCCACGTACGTCGTCACCCAGGTCACCTGCACCTGTGGCAACGAGTTCACCACCCGCAGCACCGAGCCGTCCGGCGTGATCCGCGCCGAGATCTGCTCCAACTGCCACCCCTTCTACACCGGTAAGCAGAAGCTCATGGACACCGGTGGCCGCGTGGCCCGCTTCGAGGCTCGCTTCGGCAAGAAGCACGCTGCCAAGGTGCAGTAG
- a CDS encoding homoserine dehydrogenase, protein MMRTLKVALLGCGVVGSEVARIMTTHAADLEARIGAPVELAGVAVRRAGRPRPGVPEHLVTTDAEALAKREDIDVVIEVIGGIEPARSLILSAFESGASVVSANKALLAADGAALHAAASKAGADLYYEAAVAGAIPLVRPLRESLAGDKVNRVLGIVNGTTNFILDKMDSTGAGYSEALEEATALGYAEADPTADVEGFDAAAKAAILAGIAFHTRVTADDVFREGITEVTAADIASAKAMGCVVKLLAICERSRDENGEESVTARVHPAMIPLSHPLASVRGAYNAVFVEADAAGQLMFYGPGAGGSPTASAVLGDLVAVCRNKVAGATGPGESAYAQLTVNPMDDVVTRYHVSLDVADKAGVLAQVATVFAEHGVSIDTVRQQGRDGDASLVVVTHRATDAALSATVAELRTLDHVRGVASIMRVEGE, encoded by the coding sequence ATGATGCGTACGCTCAAGGTGGCGCTCCTCGGTTGTGGAGTAGTGGGCTCCGAGGTGGCACGCATCATGACGACGCACGCGGCCGACCTGGAGGCGCGGATCGGCGCGCCGGTCGAGCTCGCCGGGGTGGCCGTGCGCCGGGCCGGACGCCCGCGCCCGGGCGTGCCCGAGCATCTGGTCACCACCGACGCCGAGGCGCTGGCGAAGCGCGAGGACATCGACGTCGTGATCGAGGTGATCGGCGGGATCGAGCCCGCCCGATCGCTCATCCTCTCCGCCTTCGAGAGCGGGGCCTCGGTCGTCTCCGCCAACAAGGCGCTGCTCGCCGCCGACGGGGCCGCGCTGCACGCCGCCGCGTCCAAGGCCGGGGCGGACCTCTACTACGAGGCCGCCGTCGCCGGGGCGATCCCGCTGGTCCGCCCGCTGCGCGAGTCCCTGGCGGGTGACAAGGTCAACCGGGTGCTCGGCATCGTCAACGGCACGACCAACTTCATCCTCGACAAGATGGACTCCACCGGCGCGGGTTACTCCGAGGCACTGGAGGAGGCCACCGCGCTCGGTTACGCCGAGGCCGACCCGACCGCCGACGTCGAGGGCTTCGACGCCGCCGCCAAGGCCGCCATCCTGGCCGGCATCGCGTTCCACACCCGGGTGACCGCCGACGACGTCTTCCGCGAGGGCATCACCGAGGTCACCGCCGCGGACATCGCCTCCGCCAAGGCCATGGGCTGCGTGGTGAAACTCCTGGCGATCTGCGAGCGCTCCAGGGACGAGAACGGCGAGGAGTCCGTCACCGCCCGCGTCCACCCGGCGATGATCCCGCTCAGCCACCCGCTGGCCAGCGTCCGCGGCGCGTACAACGCCGTCTTCGTGGAGGCCGACGCGGCCGGCCAGCTGATGTTCTACGGCCCCGGCGCAGGCGGCAGCCCGACCGCGTCCGCGGTCCTCGGCGACCTGGTCGCGGTGTGCCGCAACAAGGTGGCCGGTGCGACCGGTCCGGGCGAGAGCGCGTACGCTCAGCTCACCGTCAATCCCATGGACGACGTGGTCACCCGCTACCACGTGAGTCTGGACGTCGCCGACAAGGCAGGTGTCCTCGCCCAGGTCGCCACGGTCTTCGCCGAGCACGGGGTGTCCATCGACACCGTCCGCCAGCAGGGCCGGGACGGCGACGCCTCACTTGTCGTCGTGACGCACCGCGCCACCGACGCCGCGCTGTCCGCCACCGTTGCCGAACTGCGCACTCTCGACCACGTCCGTGGCGTGGCCAGCATCATGCGTGTCGAAGGGGAGTAA
- the thrC gene encoding threonine synthase, with protein sequence MSTTLQHTHQWRGLIEEYRDRLPVTAETPVVTLLEGGTPLVPAQLLSERTGCDVYLKVEGANPTGSFKDRGMTMAISKAKEAGAQAVICASTGNTSASAAAYAVRAGMVCAVLVPQGKIALGKMGQALIHGAKILQVDGNFDDCLTLARDLSDKFPVALVNSVNPVRIEGQKTAAFEIVDALGDAPDIHVLPVGNAGNITAYWKGYREYAADGLSTRTPRMFGYQASGSAPIVDGAPVLKPQTIATAIRIGNPASWDYALAARDESGGLIDKVTDRQILAAYRLLASREGVFVEPASAASVAGLLQAHEQGLIDPGQRIVCTVTGNGLKDPDWAVAGAPQPTVVPIDATAAAERLGLA encoded by the coding sequence ATGAGCACCACCCTCCAGCACACCCACCAGTGGCGCGGCCTCATCGAGGAGTACCGCGACCGACTCCCGGTCACCGCCGAGACGCCCGTGGTGACCCTGCTCGAGGGCGGCACGCCGCTCGTCCCGGCCCAGCTGCTGTCCGAGCGCACGGGCTGCGACGTCTACCTGAAGGTCGAGGGCGCCAACCCGACCGGGTCCTTCAAGGACCGCGGCATGACGATGGCCATCTCCAAGGCGAAGGAGGCGGGCGCGCAGGCGGTCATCTGCGCGTCCACCGGCAACACCTCCGCCTCGGCGGCGGCGTACGCGGTGCGGGCCGGGATGGTCTGCGCGGTGCTGGTGCCGCAGGGCAAGATCGCACTGGGCAAGATGGGTCAGGCGCTGATCCACGGCGCGAAGATCCTCCAGGTCGACGGCAACTTCGACGACTGCCTGACGCTGGCGCGGGACCTCTCCGACAAGTTCCCGGTTGCCCTGGTCAACTCGGTGAACCCGGTCCGCATCGAGGGACAGAAGACGGCCGCGTTCGAGATCGTGGACGCGCTGGGCGACGCCCCCGACATCCACGTGCTGCCGGTGGGCAACGCGGGCAACATCACCGCCTACTGGAAGGGTTACCGCGAATACGCGGCGGACGGCCTGTCGACGAGGACCCCGCGCATGTTCGGGTACCAGGCCTCCGGCTCGGCCCCGATCGTGGACGGCGCGCCGGTGCTGAAGCCGCAGACGATCGCCACGGCGATCCGGATCGGCAACCCGGCCTCCTGGGACTACGCGCTGGCCGCGCGGGACGAGTCCGGCGGGCTCATCGACAAGGTGACCGACCGTCAGATCCTGGCCGCGTACCGGCTGCTGGCCTCTCGCGAGGGCGTCTTCGTGGAGCCGGCGTCGGCGGCGTCGGTCGCCGGGCTGCTGCAGGCGCACGAGCAGGGTCTGATCGACCCGGGCCAGCGGATCGTCTGCACGGTCACCGGCAACGGCCTCAAGGACCCGGACTGGGCGGTCGCGGGCGCGCCGCAGCCGACGGTGGTCCCGATCGACGCCACCGCCGCGGCCGAACGCCTCGGCCTGGCGTAA